One stretch of Alcaligenes faecalis DNA includes these proteins:
- a CDS encoding ATP-dependent acyl-CoA ligase — translation MHAHSIPASELPLFSIPATQRTVPALLRLRAERMGDAPLFSDRNIHYTGQQTLQAAAASASRLSRAGIKRGDRVALLCTNRHEFLDMVLGCGWLGAIVVPINTASRGAQLQHILCNSQASLLVVETDLTPLLADVDLGATAVQQAWLIQGQEAAQTLAVATCDLPPLGDYCEPADIGPGDTLAILYTSGTSGPSKGVQCPHAQFYWWGIYTASKLGMKPDDVLYTCLPMFHTNALNTFFQALVSDACMVVDKRFSASRFFDNLYETGATITYLLGAMVPILLSKPETAAEKLHKTRIALGPGVPEQFHSQFLERCHMHLLDGFGSTETNYVMGRGIQEQRNGYMGRVSEGFEALVVDENDNPLPDGEVGELLLRADEPYAFALGYYGQPDKTVETWKNLWFHTGDRVVRDADGYYRFVDRLKDMIRRRGENISSYEVEQALASHPAVHTVAVYAAKSELAEDEVMAMIVLRPDCTVSCEELLQHCERRLPYFAVPRFIEFAQVLPTTENGKIQKFALRDRGIGPDTWDREKAGYQVRR, via the coding sequence ATGCACGCCCATTCCATTCCAGCTTCTGAATTGCCGCTGTTTTCAATACCTGCCACGCAGCGCACGGTGCCCGCCCTGTTGCGCCTGCGCGCAGAGCGCATGGGTGATGCTCCGCTGTTTTCAGACCGCAACATCCACTACACCGGCCAGCAAACCCTGCAGGCAGCTGCCGCCAGTGCCAGCCGTCTGAGCCGTGCCGGTATCAAACGAGGCGACCGTGTTGCCCTGCTATGTACCAACCGCCACGAATTTCTGGATATGGTTCTGGGTTGTGGTTGGCTGGGCGCGATTGTGGTGCCTATCAATACCGCTTCGCGTGGGGCGCAGTTGCAGCACATCTTGTGCAATAGCCAGGCCAGTCTGCTGGTGGTGGAAACGGATCTGACACCACTGCTGGCAGATGTGGACCTTGGTGCCACTGCTGTTCAGCAAGCCTGGTTGATTCAGGGCCAGGAAGCCGCACAAACACTGGCTGTAGCCACCTGCGATCTGCCTCCTTTGGGCGATTACTGCGAGCCTGCTGATATAGGCCCCGGCGATACGCTAGCCATTCTGTACACCTCCGGCACCTCGGGCCCTTCCAAAGGGGTGCAGTGCCCGCACGCCCAGTTCTACTGGTGGGGTATTTACACCGCCAGCAAGCTGGGCATGAAGCCTGATGATGTGCTGTACACCTGCCTGCCCATGTTCCACACCAATGCCTTGAACACGTTTTTCCAGGCCCTGGTCAGCGACGCCTGCATGGTGGTGGACAAGCGTTTCTCGGCCAGCCGTTTCTTCGACAATCTGTACGAAACCGGCGCGACGATTACCTATCTGTTGGGCGCCATGGTGCCTATCTTGCTGTCCAAGCCAGAAACAGCGGCAGAGAAGCTGCACAAGACCCGTATTGCCCTGGGCCCCGGTGTTCCCGAGCAGTTTCATAGCCAGTTTCTGGAGCGCTGCCACATGCATCTGCTGGATGGCTTTGGCTCTACCGAAACCAACTATGTGATGGGCCGTGGCATTCAGGAACAGCGCAATGGCTATATGGGCCGCGTCTCTGAAGGCTTTGAGGCGCTGGTCGTGGATGAAAACGACAACCCGCTGCCAGACGGTGAAGTGGGCGAGCTGTTGCTGCGCGCTGATGAACCCTATGCCTTCGCGCTGGGATACTACGGTCAGCCTGACAAGACGGTGGAGACCTGGAAAAACCTGTGGTTCCACACGGGTGACCGCGTCGTGCGCGATGCCGATGGCTACTACCGCTTTGTGGACCGTCTGAAAGACATGATTCGCCGTCGTGGTGAAAACATTTCTTCCTACGAAGTCGAACAGGCTTTGGCCAGTCATCCTGCTGTCCATACGGTTGCCGTCTATGCCGCCAAGTCCGAGCTGGCCGAGGATGAAGTCATGGCCATGATTGTGCTGCGCCCGGATTGCACGGTCAGCTGCGAGGAGCTGCTGCAGCATTGTGAGCGCCGTCTGCCTTACTTTGCCGTACCGCGCTTTATTGAGTTTGCCCAAGTCTTGCCCACCACGGAAAATGGCAAGATTCAAAAGTTTGCCCTGCGTGATCGCGGCATTGGCCCCGACACCTGGGATAGAGAAAAAGCAGGCTATCAGGTTCGCCGCTGA
- a CDS encoding TRAP transporter large permease: MEWHMALILLLGSLFLLMAIGTPVVFAFLSVNLLGAWLFLGEAAGLAQWARNTTASIGSFSLTPIPLFVLMGEVLFHTGLAFKAIDSIERMISRVPGKLSIVSILGGTTFATLSGSSIANTAMMGGVMLPEMLRRGYHPTMAMGPIMAVGGIAMLIPPSALAVMLGSLAGISIERLLIGGILPGMLMAAGFLAYVVVRSRLRPQDAPMSDEDPATRLKGWALWKPFVFNVVPLLGIFIAVVGSMLAGWASPTESAAIGVVASVIATIAYRALTLKALWKSLIETAKVSVVILFILAASTTFAQLLSFSGASAGFLGMIKDYNLSPFVLVICMLLVLLVMGMVLDQISMMMIALPFFMPLALAAGVDTVWLGVMILIALEIGLLTPPFGLLLIVMQSVAPPSIRLPHIYSAAVPFLAIEIAVLALVLFIPWIAIGLPGLIG; the protein is encoded by the coding sequence ATGGAATGGCACATGGCCTTGATCCTGCTGCTGGGATCACTTTTTCTCTTGATGGCCATCGGCACACCGGTGGTCTTTGCCTTCTTGTCCGTGAACTTGCTGGGTGCGTGGCTGTTTCTGGGTGAAGCGGCTGGTTTGGCCCAATGGGCGCGCAACACCACCGCCTCTATTGGCAGCTTTTCCTTAACTCCTATCCCCTTATTCGTACTGATGGGAGAGGTGCTTTTTCATACCGGATTGGCCTTCAAAGCCATCGACTCCATCGAACGCATGATCTCGCGCGTGCCGGGCAAACTGTCCATCGTCAGCATTCTGGGCGGTACGACCTTCGCTACCTTGTCGGGTTCGTCCATTGCCAACACGGCCATGATGGGCGGCGTGATGTTGCCAGAAATGCTGCGTCGCGGCTATCACCCCACCATGGCCATGGGACCCATCATGGCAGTAGGCGGTATCGCCATGCTGATCCCACCTTCGGCATTGGCTGTCATGCTGGGTAGCCTGGCTGGCATCTCCATCGAACGACTACTGATTGGCGGCATCCTGCCCGGCATGTTGATGGCAGCAGGCTTTCTGGCCTACGTGGTCGTGCGCAGCCGCCTGCGTCCGCAAGACGCACCCATGAGTGACGAAGATCCAGCCACTCGTCTGAAAGGCTGGGCCTTGTGGAAACCCTTCGTGTTTAACGTTGTGCCATTGCTGGGTATTTTTATTGCGGTGGTTGGCTCGATGCTGGCCGGTTGGGCATCGCCCACCGAATCGGCCGCGATCGGCGTGGTGGCTTCTGTAATCGCTACCATCGCCTACCGTGCCCTGACCTTGAAAGCCTTGTGGAAAAGCCTGATCGAAACCGCCAAAGTCTCGGTTGTGATCCTGTTCATCCTGGCCGCGTCCACCACCTTCGCACAACTGCTCAGCTTCTCCGGCGCCAGCGCAGGCTTCCTGGGCATGATCAAAGACTACAACCTGTCGCCCTTCGTGCTGGTGATCTGCATGTTGCTGGTGCTGCTGGTCATGGGCATGGTGCTGGATCAAATCTCCATGATGATGATCGCCTTGCCCTTCTTCATGCCCCTGGCCCTGGCCGCAGGCGTGGACACCGTCTGGCTGGGCGTGATGATCCTGATCGCACTGGAAATTGGCCTGCTGACCCCACCCTTCGGCCTGCTGCTGATCGTGATGCAAAGCGTGGCACCGCCATCCATCCGCTTGCCCCATATCTACAGCGCCGCCGTGCCCTTCCTAGCCATAGAAATAGCCGTACTGGCGCTGGTCCTGTTCATCCCCTGGATTGCCATAGGCCTGCCAGGACTGATCGGATAA
- a CDS encoding zinc ribbon domain-containing protein, whose product MSPSVFRCVQCDHRVFPARFLCPKCHGDEFEAQTCTSGVVTELTRSALSSGEKPSVYMLATVASDAGPVLIARVLDESVQREDKVALALRDGGIYADPVRK is encoded by the coding sequence ATGAGTCCTTCTGTCTTTCGTTGTGTGCAGTGTGATCATCGGGTGTTTCCGGCGCGGTTCTTGTGTCCGAAGTGTCATGGGGATGAGTTTGAGGCGCAGACATGTACGTCTGGTGTGGTCACAGAACTGACGCGTAGTGCCCTCTCCTCTGGCGAGAAGCCGAGCGTGTATATGCTGGCAACGGTGGCCAGCGATGCAGGGCCGGTGTTGATTGCTCGTGTGCTGGATGAGTCAGTGCAGCGGGAAGATAAGGTCGCTTTGGCTTTGCGGGATGGCGGGATCTATGCTGATCCTGTGCGGAAGTAA
- a CDS encoding LysR family transcriptional regulator has translation MRWRHVEIFDAICRGGSLTQAAQLLHISQPAASKMLATAEMQLGFRLFDRVRGRLIPTREASILAPYVARLHQNLDDVSRLARNLRSHHEGLWRIGSSPAFGLELLPVALSRCRQAHPAMSFELRTHHSGELLQALETRDLDMVMSFDQGESSGVQQQVLAHTELVHVTVPGVAPLRHWEEMAERAFIALDADDPVGAMVEDLLQSYVPDVAPSMRVQTHYVACGLVLQQVGEALVDLVTARAMQGRGLAIHRLPEPLPIPVSILTAHDDAGSGSRERVLDHIRQALLECRFPD, from the coding sequence ATGCGGTGGCGGCATGTAGAAATTTTTGATGCGATTTGCCGTGGCGGCTCTTTGACGCAGGCCGCGCAGTTGCTGCATATCTCTCAGCCTGCGGCCAGCAAAATGCTGGCGACGGCAGAAATGCAGCTGGGCTTTCGCTTGTTTGACCGTGTGCGTGGCCGCCTGATCCCCACGCGTGAGGCCAGCATTCTGGCCCCCTACGTTGCGCGTCTGCATCAGAACCTGGATGACGTCAGCCGACTGGCGCGCAATCTGCGCTCTCACCATGAAGGTTTGTGGCGTATCGGCAGCAGTCCGGCTTTTGGTCTGGAGCTATTGCCAGTGGCATTGAGCCGTTGTCGTCAGGCTCACCCGGCCATGAGCTTCGAGCTGCGTACCCATCACAGCGGTGAGCTATTGCAAGCTCTGGAAACGCGCGACCTGGATATGGTGATGAGCTTTGATCAGGGCGAATCTTCCGGCGTGCAACAGCAGGTGCTGGCCCATACCGAACTGGTGCACGTTACCGTGCCGGGCGTTGCGCCTTTGCGTCATTGGGAGGAGATGGCCGAGCGCGCTTTCATCGCTTTGGACGCTGACGATCCTGTCGGCGCGATGGTGGAAGACCTGCTGCAAAGCTATGTCCCCGATGTGGCTCCCTCTATGCGTGTACAGACCCATTACGTGGCTTGCGGCCTGGTTTTACAGCAGGTGGGTGAGGCCCTGGTGGATCTGGTCACGGCCCGAGCCATGCAAGGCCGAGGCCTTGCCATACACCGCTTGCCCGAGCCTTTGCCGATTCCGGTCAGCATTTTGACGGCCCATGATGATGCCGGTTCTGGCTCGCGTGAGCGTGTGCTGGATCACATCCGGCAGGCTCTGCTGGAGTGCCGTTTCCCGGACTGA
- a CDS encoding Bug family tripartite tricarboxylate transporter substrate binding protein encodes MKVWLKLATCCALMLGAQAHAQNKNVTLVVPYPPGGAADQLARVISQEMGTRFDQKVIVENRPGAGAQVAMNVVKNANPSSLGTVLFLADSGAYSLNRHLYQRLNYDVATDLIPMTLAAKAPVFLLVNKDSPFKTVQDLVAAGQKQELTYGSPGMGTGTHLLGEMLRKETGARLVHVPYKGAGPALIDAVSGQIDFIFDVLTGSRGFLEDGRLRAIAAATTERSPLRPDVPTIAEAGIPNVAFTIWWGISAKAGTPDEDVARLTEQLTAVLKEDAVVKKFVDFGIQIEPSTPKEFADLIEHDAQAMGPTIKALEITLD; translated from the coding sequence ATGAAGGTATGGCTTAAGTTGGCAACGTGTTGTGCGCTGATGTTGGGTGCACAGGCCCATGCTCAAAACAAGAATGTGACGCTGGTTGTGCCTTACCCTCCGGGCGGTGCGGCTGACCAGTTGGCGCGTGTGATTTCCCAGGAAATGGGCACGCGCTTTGATCAGAAAGTCATCGTGGAAAACCGCCCTGGTGCGGGTGCCCAGGTTGCCATGAACGTGGTGAAAAACGCCAACCCCAGCTCTTTGGGTACGGTGCTGTTCCTGGCCGATAGCGGTGCTTACTCCCTGAATCGCCACCTTTATCAGCGTCTGAATTACGATGTAGCTACCGACCTGATCCCCATGACGCTGGCTGCCAAGGCTCCTGTGTTCCTGCTGGTCAATAAAGACAGCCCCTTCAAGACCGTTCAGGATCTGGTCGCTGCTGGCCAGAAGCAGGAACTGACCTACGGTTCGCCAGGTATGGGTACCGGCACTCACCTCCTGGGCGAGATGCTGCGTAAAGAAACCGGCGCTCGTTTGGTGCACGTGCCTTACAAGGGTGCAGGTCCCGCTTTGATTGATGCCGTCAGCGGCCAGATCGACTTTATTTTTGACGTGCTGACGGGCAGCCGTGGCTTCCTGGAAGATGGCCGCCTGCGCGCGATTGCCGCGGCGACAACTGAGCGCAGCCCTCTGCGTCCAGACGTGCCTACGATTGCCGAAGCCGGTATCCCCAATGTGGCATTCACCATCTGGTGGGGTATTTCGGCCAAAGCCGGTACGCCTGACGAAGACGTAGCCCGCCTGACCGAGCAGCTGACAGCTGTCCTGAAAGAGGATGCAGTGGTCAAGAAATTCGTGGACTTCGGCATCCAGATCGAGCCTTCCACTCCCAAAGAGTTTGCTGATCTGATCGAGCACGATGCTCAAGCCATGGGACCAACCATCAAGGCCCTGGAAATCACGCTGGACTAA
- a CDS encoding TRAP transporter small permease has translation MSAATAPEGLPSNTTWGRPYALLMNACGAVAALTFGLMSLLVCADVVLRNLGYDALSTSVEVTEYMLIIATFVAAPWVLYLGGHIRIDVLFNNLPLPMQRLLDLISNLLGLFVSAVLAWQCAVVALDAHEQGAMVFKALVFPEWWLNLPLLFGASMLALEFLRRLISRPVEQGV, from the coding sequence ATGTCTGCTGCAACAGCCCCGGAAGGCTTGCCTTCCAACACGACCTGGGGGCGTCCTTACGCCCTGTTAATGAACGCTTGCGGAGCCGTCGCGGCCCTGACCTTCGGGCTGATGAGCCTGCTGGTTTGTGCCGACGTGGTGCTGCGCAACCTGGGTTACGACGCGCTGTCCACCAGCGTGGAAGTAACCGAATACATGCTGATCATTGCCACCTTCGTGGCAGCACCGTGGGTGCTGTACCTGGGCGGCCATATCCGTATCGACGTGCTGTTCAACAACCTTCCCCTACCCATGCAGCGCTTGCTGGACCTGATCTCCAACCTCTTGGGCTTGTTCGTCAGCGCTGTGCTGGCCTGGCAATGTGCCGTGGTTGCCCTGGATGCCCACGAACAAGGGGCCATGGTGTTCAAAGCCCTGGTGTTCCCGGAGTGGTGGCTGAATCTGCCTTTGCTGTTTGGTGCATCCATGTTGGCGCTGGAATTCCTGCGTCGCCTGATTTCCCGTCCTGTTGAGCAAGGAGTCTGA
- the dctP gene encoding TRAP transporter substrate-binding protein DctP — MVHKTTRVVAAALLALGMAGAQAAEVTLKAVSVFTMDTFFTKRFKQFVDKVNTEGKGLVQINVIGGPEAIPPFEVGNALRSGVIDFANTTAVFHANLVPEALALTLTEKPMSELRQNGGYELMDKIHREKANITWLARTTDGLQYHIYTNKPVTSADLSGFKLRGVPVYLSFFREIGATPLQIPPGEVYTALERGVVDGYGWPSVGVMEMGWHEKTKYRVEPGFYNVEVGFFMNQKSWEKLDEDQKAFMRKQIEWMESQNVTEHQMAIDEKAATEQAGVQALVLEPEVARALRTKAYEAGWAGIDKSSPKYAAQLRELFGGYHP, encoded by the coding sequence ATGGTGCATAAAACAACTCGGGTGGTGGCAGCGGCCTTGCTGGCTTTGGGAATGGCTGGCGCGCAGGCAGCGGAAGTAACGCTGAAAGCGGTGTCTGTCTTTACGATGGACACCTTCTTTACCAAGCGCTTCAAACAGTTCGTTGACAAGGTCAACACGGAAGGCAAGGGCCTGGTACAGATCAATGTGATTGGTGGTCCAGAGGCCATTCCTCCTTTCGAGGTCGGTAACGCACTGCGTTCCGGCGTGATTGATTTCGCCAATACCACTGCCGTGTTCCACGCCAATCTGGTGCCTGAAGCACTGGCTCTGACGTTGACCGAAAAACCCATGAGCGAGCTGCGTCAGAACGGCGGCTACGAACTGATGGACAAGATTCACCGCGAGAAAGCCAACATCACCTGGCTGGCCCGCACGACGGATGGTTTGCAATACCACATCTACACCAACAAGCCTGTGACCTCGGCAGACCTGTCGGGCTTCAAGCTGCGCGGTGTGCCCGTGTACTTGTCCTTCTTCCGCGAAATTGGCGCAACGCCGCTGCAGATTCCACCGGGCGAGGTCTACACCGCGCTGGAGCGTGGCGTAGTGGACGGCTATGGCTGGCCTTCCGTGGGCGTGATGGAAATGGGTTGGCATGAAAAGACCAAATACCGTGTGGAGCCAGGCTTCTACAACGTGGAAGTGGGCTTTTTCATGAACCAGAAGAGCTGGGAAAAACTGGACGAAGACCAGAAAGCCTTCATGCGCAAGCAGATCGAGTGGATGGAGTCGCAGAACGTGACTGAACACCAGATGGCAATTGATGAAAAAGCCGCCACCGAACAAGCCGGTGTGCAAGCTCTGGTTCTGGAACCTGAAGTGGCTCGTGCCTTGCGCACCAAAGCTTACGAAGCAGGCTGGGCCGGTATCGACAAATCCAGCCCCAAATACGCCGCGCAACTGCGTGAACTGTTTGGTGGTTATCACCCTTAA
- a CDS encoding ABC-type transport auxiliary lipoprotein family protein, which yields MMPTVVRRLLQASLVGLAALSTACSVLPQAESLTYYQLPAVALTAQQAPAAHKQLIIQVNRPHAERLLASSRITVLPQGNELSAYKGVRWGDDVPALLRNRLADALRDAAQFRAVVLDSESVIADLELGGTLGAFQVEYIQGAPRVRIQFDALLRNQRSGELLQTRRFVVQQDVVGTAVPQVVEAFGQASDALSLQVSQWLASLTVQANTL from the coding sequence ATGATGCCCACTGTTGTGCGTCGTTTGTTGCAGGCATCGCTAGTCGGTCTGGCTGCCTTGTCCACTGCCTGCTCGGTTCTGCCGCAGGCTGAATCGCTGACCTATTACCAGCTTCCCGCTGTGGCATTGACGGCCCAGCAAGCCCCGGCGGCACACAAGCAGCTGATTATTCAGGTGAACCGGCCCCATGCCGAGCGTCTGCTGGCCAGCTCGCGTATTACGGTTCTGCCGCAAGGCAATGAGCTAAGCGCGTATAAGGGCGTGCGTTGGGGTGACGATGTGCCCGCCTTGCTGCGCAATCGTCTGGCCGATGCCTTGCGTGATGCCGCCCAATTCCGGGCGGTGGTGCTGGATAGCGAATCCGTGATTGCCGATCTGGAACTGGGCGGCACGCTGGGTGCCTTCCAGGTGGAGTACATTCAGGGCGCACCGCGTGTGCGCATCCAGTTTGATGCGCTGCTACGTAATCAGCGCTCCGGTGAATTGCTGCAAACCCGTCGTTTTGTTGTACAGCAGGATGTCGTGGGCACCGCCGTGCCACAGGTGGTTGAGGCATTTGGACAGGCAAGCGATGCCTTGTCCTTGCAAGTCAGCCAATGGTTAGCTTCATTAACTGTTCAGGCCAATACTCTTTAA
- a CDS encoding GntR family transcriptional regulator, whose product MAANPYKKREPNIREQVYGMLRQDIALGKIGFDVRLVDNEIAASLNVSRMPVREALLQLKNEGVLEGTSRGFVLRVYTAQDIEDIFSVRLLLEPPAAKLACVNQSRVGMLAMEQALSRIEATHQQGDPIDNIQANWAFRSAWISMVPNKQLVDTMARLHDQADQARIACLQDPQFRLETMQRAKAICQAFSERQEEQAAHLIMENLVICCSAYCLKQAELLA is encoded by the coding sequence ATGGCTGCCAATCCTTATAAAAAACGCGAACCCAATATCCGTGAACAAGTCTACGGCATGCTGCGCCAGGACATTGCCTTGGGCAAAATTGGCTTTGATGTGCGGCTGGTGGATAACGAAATTGCCGCCAGCCTGAATGTCTCGCGCATGCCGGTGCGTGAAGCCTTGCTGCAACTGAAAAACGAAGGGGTACTGGAAGGGACGTCGCGCGGCTTTGTGCTGCGGGTCTACACCGCCCAGGATATTGAGGATATTTTCTCAGTGCGCCTGCTACTGGAACCACCGGCCGCCAAGCTGGCTTGCGTGAATCAAAGCAGAGTGGGCATGCTGGCCATGGAACAGGCCTTGAGCCGCATTGAAGCCACGCATCAGCAGGGCGACCCTATCGACAATATTCAGGCCAACTGGGCATTCCGCAGCGCCTGGATCAGCATGGTGCCCAACAAGCAGCTGGTCGATACGATGGCGCGTCTGCATGATCAGGCCGATCAGGCCCGGATTGCCTGCTTGCAAGACCCTCAATTCCGTCTGGAAACCATGCAGCGAGCCAAGGCGATTTGTCAGGCCTTCAGCGAGCGCCAGGAAGAGCAGGCGGCCCATCTGATTATGGAAAATCTGGTCATTTGCTGCTCGGCGTATTGCCTCAAACAGGCGGAATTGCTGGCTTAA
- a CDS encoding thiolase family protein codes for MTPNFNLDTVRLLGATEVTYTRRGQLGTSELLAQAFKQSLAAAGLKASDVDGLGVASFTHAPDRAIDLAWKLGLKVGWIMDDSNGGASGLNILQHAIRAVQAGDARCIAIVAGDHFQAKDFQQLVENYNQTTYDHLRPLGAGSPNHRFAMLTANQMRKLGLERADYAALVMRQRMWAGMNPGAVYRSPMSLDDYLNAPEVADPLTRLDCVPVVDGANALIVMRADHPAAQNQPEITVKALRSFHNIDDQQGDGLSTGLAALAPSLWADSGLSPAQMDVVSIYDDYPVMVLAQLQDLGFFEADGAKQFIHESIASGRLALNTSGGQLSAGQAGAACSLHGLVEVMRQLSAQAGERQVAQARYGLVTGYGMVEYRYGMCSTALVLEAL; via the coding sequence ATGACGCCTAACTTCAATCTGGACACGGTGCGCCTGCTGGGCGCAACCGAGGTCACCTACACCCGGCGTGGTCAGCTTGGCACGTCCGAGCTGCTGGCCCAGGCTTTCAAGCAGTCTCTTGCCGCAGCAGGCCTGAAGGCCAGCGATGTTGATGGTCTGGGGGTAGCCTCCTTTACCCATGCACCGGATCGGGCTATTGATCTGGCCTGGAAGCTGGGCTTGAAGGTGGGCTGGATTATGGATGACAGCAATGGCGGTGCCAGCGGTCTGAATATTCTGCAGCACGCTATTCGTGCTGTTCAGGCGGGTGATGCACGCTGTATTGCGATCGTGGCCGGGGATCATTTTCAAGCCAAGGATTTCCAGCAACTGGTCGAGAACTATAACCAGACGACTTACGATCATTTGCGGCCTTTGGGGGCTGGCAGTCCGAATCATCGCTTTGCCATGCTGACGGCGAATCAGATGCGCAAGCTGGGTTTGGAGCGAGCGGATTATGCGGCCTTGGTGATGCGCCAGCGCATGTGGGCCGGCATGAATCCGGGTGCGGTGTATCGCAGTCCCATGAGTCTGGATGATTATCTGAATGCGCCTGAAGTGGCGGACCCTTTGACGCGGCTGGATTGTGTGCCGGTGGTGGATGGGGCCAATGCTTTGATTGTGATGCGCGCGGATCATCCGGCGGCGCAGAATCAGCCTGAAATTACGGTGAAGGCTTTACGCAGTTTTCATAATATTGATGATCAGCAAGGCGACGGCTTGAGCACGGGTCTGGCGGCTTTGGCTCCAAGCTTGTGGGCGGATTCGGGCTTGAGTCCGGCGCAGATGGATGTGGTCAGTATTTATGACGATTACCCGGTCATGGTGCTGGCGCAGTTGCAGGATTTGGGCTTTTTTGAGGCGGATGGAGCGAAGCAATTTATCCATGAATCTATTGCGTCAGGACGTCTGGCTTTGAATACGTCTGGCGGGCAGTTGTCGGCCGGGCAGGCCGGGGCGGCGTGCAGCTTGCATGGTTTGGTGGAAGTGATGCGTCAGTTAAGCGCTCAGGCCGGGGAGCGTCAGGTGGCCCAGGCCCGTTATGGCTTGGTCACGGGCTATGGCATGGTGGAGTATCGCTATGGGATGTGTTCGACGGCTCTTGTTTTGGAGGCCTTGTGA
- a CDS encoding HAD family hydrolase — protein MTFSAVLFDCDGVLVDSEPITVRVLRDMLQEEGWVMTYEQCYDWFIGKALPDELPTVRKMTGKDLDMEWVMAFRMRRNHALTNEVMAIPGIQDTLDTILRDKPGMIACASGADRAKLVLQLGQTGLLDYFGTHIYSGAETPRNKPYPDVYLAAAHGLGVDPTQCLVVEDSVTGASAGLAAGATVLGYCPVPDKEEELRSLGVRDTFRRMDELPALIAKLEQERVQG, from the coding sequence ATGACATTTTCCGCTGTGCTGTTTGATTGTGACGGTGTGCTGGTAGACAGCGAACCAATCACGGTTCGTGTACTGCGGGATATGTTGCAAGAGGAAGGCTGGGTGATGACGTACGAGCAGTGCTATGACTGGTTCATTGGCAAGGCTCTGCCCGACGAACTGCCCACCGTGCGCAAGATGACGGGTAAAGATCTGGATATGGAATGGGTGATGGCCTTTCGCATGCGCCGCAACCATGCGCTGACCAATGAAGTCATGGCCATTCCCGGTATTCAGGACACGCTCGATACCATCTTGCGTGACAAGCCCGGCATGATTGCCTGCGCGTCCGGCGCAGACCGCGCCAAGCTGGTGCTGCAATTGGGCCAGACCGGCCTGCTGGATTACTTCGGCACCCACATCTATAGCGGCGCTGAAACGCCGCGCAACAAGCCTTACCCGGATGTCTATCTGGCCGCTGCCCACGGTCTGGGCGTTGACCCCACACAGTGTCTGGTCGTGGAAGACAGCGTGACTGGCGCAAGCGCAGGCCTGGCCGCAGGCGCAACCGTGCTGGGCTACTGCCCGGTTCCTGACAAGGAAGAGGAATTGCGCAGCCTGGGCGTGCGTGACACCTTCCGCCGCATGGACGAGCTACCCGCCTTGATCGCCAAGTTGGAGCAGGAACGGGTACAAGGCTGA